One genomic window of Mus pahari chromosome 23, PAHARI_EIJ_v1.1, whole genome shotgun sequence includes the following:
- the Fbxl18 gene encoding F-box/LRR-repeat protein 18, translated as MSNDEEAAAEAAAEAAGDTHLLGFSDEILLHILSHVPSTDLVLSVRRTCRKLAALCLDKSLVHTVLLHKDYQASEEKVKQLVKEIGREIQQLNMAGCYWLSGSTIERVARCHSLVKVNLSGCHLTSLRLSKVLSALQHLRSLAIDVSPGFDASQLSSECKATLSRVQELKQTLFTPSYGVVPCCASLQKLLLYFEILDRTREGAVLSGQLMVGQSNVPHYQNLRVFYARLAPGYINQEVVRLYLAVLSDRTPENLHAFLISVPGSFAESGATKNLLDSMARNVALDALQLPKSWLNGSTLLQHMKFNNPFYFSFSRCSLSGGHLIQRLINGGKDLRSLASLNLSGCVHCLSADSLLRKAEDDIDSSILETMVESCCNLHHLNLSAAHHHSSDGLGRHLCQLLARLCHLRSLSLPVCSVADSAPRPDRAPAPPAMHAVPRGFGKKVRIGVQTCPNPFVGQSAPQPASVFWSLLKKLPFLEHLELIGSNFSSAMPRNEPAIRNSLPPCSRAQNVGDSEVAAIGQLTFLRHLTLAQLPGMLTGSGLVSIGLQCQHLQSLSLANLGLMGKVVYMPALADMLKHCKRLKDLRLEQPYFNANAQFFQALGQCSSLQRLCLVSRSGTLQPDAVLAFMARCLQVVMCHMFTGESLTTCKSLQQSLLRSFQAERPALNVVIFPLLHEGLTDVIRDVPMVHLDEITLFKSRVAEEPPNLWW; from the exons ATGTCCAATGATGAGGAGGCAGCGGCAGAGGCAGCGGCAGAGGCAGCGGGTGACACCCACCTGCTTGGCTTCTCTGATGAGATCCTCCTACATAtcctgagccatgtccccagcacGGACCTGGTTCTCAGTGTGCGGCGCACCTGCAGGAAGCTGGCAGCCCTGTGCCTGGACAAGAGCCTGGTGCACACCGTGCTGCTGCACAAGGACTACCAA GCCAGTGAGGAGAAGGTGAAGCAGCTGGTGAAGGAGATTGGCCGGGAGATCCAGCAGCTGAACATGGCAGGCTGCTATTGGCTGTCTGGCTCCACCATCGAGCGCGTGGCCCGCTGTCACAGCCTGGTGAAGGTGAACTTGTCAGGTTGCCACCTCACCTCGCTGCGGCTGTCCAAGGTGCTCTCGGCCCTGCAGCACCTGCGCTCGCTGGCCATTGACGTGAGCCCCGGCTTCGACGCCAGCCAGCTGAGCAGCGAGTGCAAGGCCACGCTGAGCCGCGTGCAGGAGCTCAAGCAGACACTCTTCACGCCGTCCTACGGCGTGGTGCCCTGCTGTGCCAGCCTGCAGAAGCTGCTGCTCTACTTCGAGATCCTGGACCGCACCCGTGAGGGCGCCGTCCTCTCGGGCCAGCTCATGGTGGGCCAGAGCAACGTGCCCCACTACCAGAACCTGCGTGTCTTCTATGCACGCCTGGCCCCTGGCTACATCAACCAGGAGGTGGTGAGACTCTACCTCGCCGTGCTCAGCGACCGCACGCCTGAGAACCTGCATGCCTTCCTCATTTCCGTCCCCGGGAGCTTTGCAGAGAGCGGGGCCACCAAAAACCTGCTGGACTCCATGGCCCGCAACGTGGCCCTGGATGCGCTGCAGCTGCCCAAGTCCTGGCTCAATGGCTCCACCCTCCTCCAGCATATGAAGTTCAACAATCCCTTCTACTTCAGCTTCAGCCGGTGTTCGCTGTCGGGTGGTCACCTGATCCAGCGGCTCATCAACGGCGGGAAGGACCTGCGCAGCCTGGCCAGTCTCAACCTCAGCGGCTGTGTGCATTGCCTGTCTGCGGACTCGCTGCTGCGTAAGGCCGAGGACGACATTGACAGCAGCATCCTGGAAACTATGGTGGAGTCCTGCTGCAACCTGCACCACCTCAATCTCTCAGCCGCCCATCACCACAGCTCCGACGGCCTGGGCCGCCACCTCTGCCAGCTCCTGGCTCGGCTCTGCCACCTGCGTTCCCTGTCCCTGCCTGTCTGCTCTGTGGCTGACTCGGCACCCAGGCCTGACCGTGCGCCCGCCCCGCCGGCCATGCACGCCGTACCCCGTGGATTTGGCAAGAAGGTGCGCATTGGGGTGCAGACCTGCCCCAACCCCTTCGTGGGTCAGTCGGCCCCACAGCCTGCCTCTGTGTTCTGGTCTCTGCTGAAGAAGCTCCCATTTCTGGAGCACCTGGAACTGATAGGGTCCAATTTCTCCTCAGCCATGCCCCGCAACGAGCCTGCCATCCGCAACTCCCTCCCACCCTGCAGTCGGGCACAGAACGTGGGGGACTCAGAGGTGGCCGCCATTGGCCAGCTGACCTTCCTGCGGCACCTGACCCTAGCCCAACTGCCAGGCATGCTCACGGGCTCGGGACTCGTGAGCATCGGCCTCCAGTGCCAGCACCTGCAGTCTCTGTCGCTGGCCAACCTGGGCCTGATGGGCAAGGTGGTGTACATGCCTGCTCTTGCCGACATGCTGAAGCACTGCAAGCGGCTGAAGGACCTGAG GTTGGAGCAGCCCTACTTCAACGCCAATGCTCAGTTCTTCCAGGCACTGGGCCAGTGCTCATCTCTGCAGCGCCTGTGCCTGGTGTCTCGCAGCGGCACCCTGCAGCCGGATGCTGTGTTGGCCTTTATGGCCCGTTGCCTGCAGGTCGTCATGTGTCACATGTTCACCGGAGAATCCCTCACCACCTGCAAGAGCCTGCAGCAGTCGCTCCTCCGGAG